The following proteins come from a genomic window of Halorubrum lacusprofundi ATCC 49239:
- a CDS encoding prenyltransferase/squalene oxidase repeat-containing protein → MKEYPTRRRFLAGSVGAMSTLPVGTASGDIWDDEDEILGDDDDDDDIEEPDWDDLWRAINRTETYLRRELSEDNTWYDDDLTHWDTTVRFEGAADLRTTVYYALLTDRIWGNEDERDDCLSYLLDRRSTDGGWDDTVTNFGMLLLFDRMDDHEYESVVEDIFREIDAKNQSLMASKDEAGFTDRFRMRLLYAVLSDDHSFDELFPRELPIRAGDLMALTSAFDGEAVSAQDQTARPSYITRQLAYFLLGATAYDRELDEDETQLVEVAENVLLSRRLTNGAWNTVPTTLFATFALVERGYSWFDGEVGTPVRWIADNRLTDEGRVESYRLPVRDTTLVQKALLAAGSSPDAEFLQESAQWLSEARTPQTVGRELDREPAPFRRHHGHGWGYMPHAFSNWDDTAVALGSLSALTDGDLDEQIDFLRRVQNRDGSWSAYTTDFAPFQSTEIADEARLTIGDEQYQLRFGYIPAPDITGNALSTLGMQGDTVDDDRHIDDAVSYLRENRADNGLWLGVRGQGYTYGTARVMEGLRAVDVDMDDDFVTAARGTLLSRQNDDGGWGEQTRYDPSQPESGSIEYQPGESTPIQTGWALQALLYGGIGPDREAVWDAVDYLLETQQSDGSWEVDPVLYTFGGPGYSTEAITQAAVLRALGLYESTID, encoded by the coding sequence ATGAAAGAGTATCCAACGCGACGGCGGTTCCTTGCCGGATCGGTGGGGGCGATGTCGACACTCCCCGTCGGGACCGCGAGTGGAGACATCTGGGACGATGAAGATGAGATCTTGGGCGATGATGACGACGATGACGATATCGAGGAACCCGACTGGGACGACCTCTGGCGTGCGATTAATCGAACAGAGACGTATCTTCGCCGGGAGTTGTCGGAGGACAACACGTGGTACGACGACGACCTGACACACTGGGATACGACGGTTCGGTTCGAGGGCGCCGCCGATCTCAGAACCACCGTCTACTACGCGCTGTTGACCGACCGGATCTGGGGGAACGAAGACGAACGCGACGACTGTCTCTCGTATCTGCTCGACCGGCGGTCGACCGACGGCGGCTGGGACGACACGGTAACCAACTTCGGGATGCTGCTGCTGTTCGACCGGATGGACGACCACGAATACGAGTCGGTGGTCGAAGATATCTTCCGGGAGATTGATGCGAAAAACCAGTCGCTGATGGCCTCGAAAGACGAGGCAGGCTTCACCGATAGGTTCCGAATGCGATTGCTGTATGCGGTGCTCTCCGATGACCACAGCTTCGACGAACTGTTCCCACGGGAGTTACCGATCCGGGCTGGTGATCTGATGGCGCTCACGTCGGCCTTCGACGGAGAGGCGGTTTCCGCGCAGGATCAGACGGCTCGGCCGAGCTACATCACCAGACAGTTAGCGTACTTCCTGCTCGGCGCGACCGCCTACGACCGGGAGCTCGACGAGGACGAAACACAACTGGTCGAGGTCGCCGAGAACGTGCTCCTGAGCCGACGCCTGACGAACGGCGCGTGGAACACCGTTCCGACGACGCTCTTTGCGACGTTCGCACTTGTCGAACGGGGCTATTCATGGTTCGACGGCGAGGTTGGAACGCCCGTCCGCTGGATCGCCGACAACCGGCTGACCGACGAGGGACGCGTCGAGAGCTATCGACTCCCTGTCCGGGATACGACATTGGTACAGAAAGCGCTACTCGCCGCTGGCAGTTCGCCGGACGCCGAGTTCCTGCAGGAATCGGCCCAGTGGCTCTCCGAGGCGCGGACGCCACAGACGGTCGGTCGTGAGTTGGACCGCGAGCCAGCGCCGTTTCGACGCCACCACGGACACGGCTGGGGGTACATGCCGCATGCGTTCTCTAACTGGGACGACACTGCGGTCGCACTCGGCTCGCTGTCGGCGCTCACCGATGGTGATCTCGACGAACAGATCGACTTCCTCCGTCGGGTACAAAACCGCGACGGAAGCTGGTCGGCGTACACGACCGACTTCGCCCCCTTCCAGTCGACGGAGATCGCCGACGAGGCCCGCTTGACGATCGGCGACGAACAGTATCAGCTCCGCTTCGGCTATATTCCCGCGCCAGACATCACTGGAAACGCCCTTTCGACACTCGGTATGCAGGGAGACACCGTCGACGACGATCGCCACATCGACGACGCCGTCTCCTATCTGCGAGAGAATCGGGCGGACAACGGGCTGTGGCTCGGCGTCCGGGGGCAGGGCTACACCTACGGCACCGCCCGTGTGATGGAGGGGCTCCGAGCAGTCGACGTCGACATGGATGACGACTTCGTGACCGCTGCCCGCGGAACACTACTCAGCCGACAGAACGACGACGGTGGCTGGGGCGAACAGACTCGCTACGATCCGAGCCAGCCGGAATCGGGAAGCATCGAGTATCAACCGGGCGAGTCGACGCCGATACAGACCGGCTGGGCGCTGCAGGCCCTCCTTTATGGTGGCATCGGCCCCGATCGGGAGGCGGTCTGGGACGCCGTCGACTACCTGCTCGAAACACAGCAGTCCGACGGCTCGTGGGAGGTCGATCCCGTGCTGTACACCTTCGGCGGCCCGGGGTACAGCACCGAAGCGATCACACAGGCCGCAGTCCTCAGAGCACTCGGTCTGTACGAGTCGACCATCGACTAG
- a CDS encoding IS6-like element ISHla13 family transposase, whose protein sequence is MLSPELLRESLDTANLECWERERTATPVRAFAVRLHATGCSLRETQAILRLFGVQRSHQAIFQWVHRVADSVPDPPEAQPKRVAVDETAVKINGEWSWLYAAIDLDTKLILGVDLFGSHGTDPAAAFLHRLSEKHDLSEAVFLVDGFGYQTALARLGLSGRRDYTDRNLIEKWFQTLKMRIDRFHNSWVGSRSSVRSWCSQFTHYYNRQRPHQSLDDRTPAEEVAN, encoded by the coding sequence ATGCTATCCCCAGAACTGCTCAGAGAGTCGTTAGACACGGCAAATCTTGAATGTTGGGAGCGAGAGCGGACGGCGACGCCCGTCAGGGCGTTCGCCGTCCGGCTCCACGCGACCGGTTGTTCGCTCAGAGAAACACAAGCAATTCTGCGATTATTCGGCGTCCAACGCTCTCACCAGGCGATCTTTCAGTGGGTACATCGAGTAGCTGACAGCGTTCCCGACCCGCCTGAGGCGCAGCCGAAGCGGGTCGCTGTAGACGAGACCGCTGTCAAAATTAATGGCGAGTGGTCTTGGTTGTATGCTGCAATAGACCTCGACACCAAGTTGATTTTAGGTGTCGATCTGTTCGGATCTCACGGTACCGATCCAGCTGCTGCGTTTCTGCATAGACTCTCTGAGAAACACGACCTCTCCGAGGCCGTGTTTCTCGTCGATGGCTTCGGCTATCAGACTGCCCTTGCTCGATTAGGACTCAGCGGTCGGCGTGATTATACAGACCGAAACCTGATCGAAAAATGGTTTCAAACGCTCAAAATGAGGATCGACCGCTTCCATAATTCGTGGGTGGGCAGTCGGTCGAGCGTTCGTAGCTGGTGTTCGCAGTTTACACATTATTATAACCGCCAGCGACCGCATCAATCGCTAGATGATCGAACGCCAGCTGAGGAGGTCGCTAACTAG